The Pseudomonas sp. FP2309 genomic sequence CCAGCAGACTCAAGACGGATTGCCGCAACCACCGCTTCATATTTGTTACCTAAAGTTTCTTCCTGAAGGTGGCGACTTTACCTTATCAGCGCTATAAGGCGTGACCCAAAGCCTTCGACTATCTAAACTGCGTCCCTTATAGCAATACGCCACAACCTCGAGATACCCATGGACCTACGCCAGCGCAACAACGTCAATGTGATAGGCAACGGGACCTCGACCCTGGTGTTTTCCCACGGATTCGGCTGCAACCAGGCCATGTGGAATGACCTGGCGCCGCAGTTCGCCGACCGTTTTCGCGTGGTGATGTATGACCTGGTGGGGGCCGGTCTTTCCGACCTGGCTGCCTTCGACAAAGCCAAATACAGCGCGCTGGACGGCTACGCCTGCGACTTGAATGAGATCATCGACGCCTATGCCGAGGGCCCGGTGATTCTGGTCGGGCATTCGGTCAGCGCGATGATCGGCGCCCTTGCCGACCGCCTGGTACCGGGGCGCATCGCAGCGCATGTGCTGATTGGCCCGTCGCCACGCTATATCGATGCCGAGGGCTACGTCGGTGGTTTCACCCGCGCGGACATCGATGACCTGCTCGACACCCTCGACAGCAACTTTCTCGGCTGGTCCAGCAGCATGGCGCCGGTGATCATGGGCGCGCCGCAGCAACCGGCACTGAGCGTCGAGTTGACCGAAAGCTTCTGCCGCACCGAACCGGACATCGCCAAGCAGTTCGCGCGGGTGACTTTTATGTCGGACAACCGCCAGGACGTAATCGGCCTGACCACCCCGGTGCTGATCCTGCAATCGAGCGACGACCTGATTGCGCCGGTGGCCGTGGGCGAATACCTGCATCGCGTATTGCCCAACAGCACCTATTGCCTGGTGGACAACGTCGGCCATTGCCCGCACATGAGCGCGCCGCAGGCCTGTGCCGTGGCCATGGACGCGTTCCTTGCGCCCTGGATACCCGCTCGTGTCAGCTGAAGTGTTCGACAGCGCGGCCTGTGCCCTGGCCGTCACTGCCGAGGACGGCATGATCCTCAAAGCCAACACGCGCTTCGGCGAGTGGTTGGGGTTCAGCATCGGCGAACTGTGCAGCCAGCGCTTTCAGGACTTGCTGACCATGGGTGGGCGGATCTTCCACCAGACCCACCTGGCACCGATGCTGCGTATGCACGGCAGCGTCACCGAAGTGAAGCTGGACATGCTGCACCGTGACGGACACAAGGTAACCGTGCTGCTCAACGGCAATAAACGCGCGCAAGCCGACGCCGTGGTGTACGACCTGGCGCTGTTCGGCACGACCGACCGTGATAAGTACGAACGCGAACTGCTCAATGCGCGCAACCTGGCCGAAGCGCTGCTGCAGGAAAAAACCGCCACCCAAGTGGCGCTGCACCAGGCCCAGGCTGAATTGAAAGAGGCCTATGCCATCGCCCAGCGCCGCGCGCTGTTTGCCGAGCAAATGGTCGCGATTGTCAGCCACGACCTGAAGAACCCGCTCACGGCCATCCGCATGGCCACGGATTTTCTCACCCGCGCCGAGCGCACGCCCAAGGAACAGCAACTGCTCGGGCACATCGCCCAATCGTCCGAGCGCGCCCAACGCATGATCGCCGACCTGCTGGACTTCACCCAGGCCCGGGTCGGCCAGGGCATCACCATCAAAGCGGCACCGTTGGCGTTGCATGAGGTGATTCACCGTGCCGTGGACGAACTGCGCGTGGCCTTCCCCAAGGCGACCCTGGTGCATCACACCGAAGGCCTTGGCGACGCCTGCCTGGATGCCGACCGCGTGCAGCAGATCATCGGCAACCTGGTGGCCAACAGCGTGGCCTATGGCGACCTGCAACGGCCGAT encodes the following:
- a CDS encoding alpha/beta fold hydrolase; amino-acid sequence: MDLRQRNNVNVIGNGTSTLVFSHGFGCNQAMWNDLAPQFADRFRVVMYDLVGAGLSDLAAFDKAKYSALDGYACDLNEIIDAYAEGPVILVGHSVSAMIGALADRLVPGRIAAHVLIGPSPRYIDAEGYVGGFTRADIDDLLDTLDSNFLGWSSSMAPVIMGAPQQPALSVELTESFCRTEPDIAKQFARVTFMSDNRQDVIGLTTPVLILQSSDDLIAPVAVGEYLHRVLPNSTYCLVDNVGHCPHMSAPQACAVAMDAFLAPWIPARVS
- a CDS encoding PAS domain-containing sensor histidine kinase codes for the protein MSAEVFDSAACALAVTAEDGMILKANTRFGEWLGFSIGELCSQRFQDLLTMGGRIFHQTHLAPMLRMHGSVTEVKLDMLHRDGHKVTVLLNGNKRAQADAVVYDLALFGTTDRDKYERELLNARNLAEALLQEKTATQVALHQAQAELKEAYAIAQRRALFAEQMVAIVSHDLKNPLTAIRMATDFLTRAERTPKEQQLLGHIAQSSERAQRMIADLLDFTQARVGQGITIKAAPLALHEVIHRAVDELRVAFPKATLVHHTEGLGDACLDADRVQQIIGNLVANSVAYGDLQRPITVTSRLGDGMCEVAVHNHGAMIPKALLSGLFEPMTRGSDQGSDVRSVGLGLYIVRELAKVHGGDVDVRSCATAGTTFTVTFQNT